A region from the Pseudomonas sp. KU26590 genome encodes:
- a CDS encoding Nramp family divalent metal transporter, which yields MPANASFLRKLMLFVGPGLLISIGYMDPGNWATAIEAGSRFGYSLLFVVVLASLSGMVLQNLCSRLGIATGRDLAQLSSEHYSRRVGMGQWILAELSILATDLAEVLGAALAFHLLLGVSITTGVALTAFDTVIVLALQGANFRRLEAIVLGLIATIATCFFIELVLIKPFWPDVVAGLKPSWEMLSNQEPLYIAIGILGATVMPHNLYLHSSVVQTRVNGTSVESKASAIRYARVDTIASLSLALLINAAILILAAAAFHGTGHTDVVEIQDAYHLLDPLVGGAVASVLFGVALLAAGQSSTFTGTIAGQVVLEGFLKAKIPCWQRRLATRGLALIPAFIGVIWFGDGAVGKMLVLSQVVLSLQLPFALWPLIRFTSDPQLMGPFANSRLTKTLAWGLFGLISGANLTLMYFWVT from the coding sequence ATTCCCGCCAATGCGTCTTTCCTGCGCAAGCTGATGCTGTTCGTCGGCCCCGGCCTGTTGATCTCCATCGGCTATATGGACCCCGGCAACTGGGCCACCGCCATTGAAGCGGGTTCGCGCTTCGGTTATTCGCTGTTGTTCGTGGTGGTCCTGGCCAGTCTGTCGGGCATGGTGCTGCAGAATCTGTGTTCGCGCCTGGGCATCGCCACTGGCCGCGATCTGGCGCAGCTGTCCTCCGAGCACTACAGCCGCCGGGTCGGCATGGGTCAGTGGATCCTCGCCGAACTGTCGATCCTGGCGACCGATCTGGCGGAAGTGCTGGGTGCGGCGCTGGCGTTTCACTTGCTGCTGGGGGTGTCGATCACCACCGGCGTGGCGCTCACGGCGTTCGATACGGTCATCGTGCTGGCCTTGCAGGGCGCCAATTTCCGCCGTCTCGAAGCCATTGTGCTGGGGCTGATCGCAACCATCGCGACGTGTTTCTTTATCGAACTGGTGCTGATCAAACCGTTCTGGCCGGACGTGGTGGCGGGGCTCAAGCCGTCGTGGGAGATGCTGAGCAATCAGGAACCGCTGTACATCGCCATCGGCATTCTCGGCGCGACAGTGATGCCCCATAACCTGTACCTGCATTCATCGGTGGTGCAGACCCGGGTCAACGGCACGTCGGTCGAAAGCAAGGCCAGCGCCATTCGCTACGCCCGAGTGGACACCATTGCATCCTTGAGCCTGGCGCTCCTGATCAATGCCGCCATTCTCATTCTGGCCGCTGCCGCGTTCCACGGCACCGGTCACACCGATGTCGTCGAAATCCAGGACGCCTACCACCTGCTCGATCCGCTGGTGGGCGGCGCCGTGGCCAGCGTGCTGTTCGGCGTAGCGCTGCTGGCGGCAGGGCAGAGTTCAACGTTCACCGGAACTATCGCGGGGCAAGTGGTGCTGGAAGGGTTTCTCAAAGCGAAGATCCCGTGCTGGCAACGCCGCTTGGCCACACGCGGGCTGGCGCTGATTCCGGCCTTCATCGGGGTGATCTGGTTTGGCGATGGCGCGGTGGGCAAGATGCTGGTGCTCAGTCAGGTCGTCCTCAGCCTGCAGCTGCCGTTCGCGCTGTGGCCGCTGATCCGCTTCACCAGCGACCCGCAATTGATGGGCCCGTTCGCCAACAGCCGCCTGACCAAAACTCTGGCCTGGGGGCTGTTCGGATTGATCTCCGGCGCGAACCTGACCTTGATGTATTTTTGGGTGACCTGA
- a CDS encoding MFS transporter: MHAVPDSPDNARSTPDGIDPIRAARISARIDRLPAVATIWKLVALLSIGGFFELYDLFQTAYISPGLIRDGLFATGAQGVFGFSDQAAFASATFLGLFLGASLLSPIADRYGRRAIFTFALIWYTVATVLMGIQTSALGIICMRFLVGIGLGIELVTIDAYLSELVPKRMRSSAFAFAFFVQFLSVPSVALMSWWLVPQDPFGIAGWRWVVLASAVFALFIWWLRSRLPESPRWLAQHGRFSEAEKIMDDLEARCIKDHGQALDEPETHNVAVEGKGRFADIWQPPYRRRALMLIVFHVFQAIGFFGFGNWLPALLSGQGVSVTHSLAYAFVITLAYPLGPLLFVKFANRFENKWQIVGSALGSMIFGTLFAQQSTAAGLIFCGVMITFCNAWLSFSYHSYQSELFPTNIRARAVGFCYSFSRLSTVFSSLLIGFFLDNFGTPGVLTFIVMSMLIVIITIGGFGPKTRNLALEDIAH; the protein is encoded by the coding sequence ATGCATGCCGTGCCCGATAGCCCTGACAACGCTCGTTCGACCCCTGACGGAATCGACCCCATACGCGCTGCGCGGATTTCCGCGCGCATCGACCGACTGCCCGCCGTCGCCACGATCTGGAAGCTGGTGGCGCTGCTGTCCATTGGCGGTTTCTTCGAACTCTACGATCTGTTTCAGACCGCCTACATCAGCCCCGGCCTGATCCGCGACGGGCTGTTCGCCACAGGGGCGCAGGGCGTGTTCGGGTTTTCCGATCAGGCGGCGTTCGCGTCGGCGACCTTTCTGGGGCTGTTCCTCGGTGCCAGCCTGCTGAGCCCGATCGCCGACCGCTACGGCCGCCGCGCCATCTTCACCTTCGCGTTGATCTGGTACACCGTCGCCACGGTGTTGATGGGCATACAGACCTCCGCACTGGGCATCATCTGCATGCGCTTTCTGGTGGGCATCGGCCTGGGCATCGAGCTGGTGACCATCGACGCCTACCTGTCGGAACTGGTGCCCAAGCGCATGCGCAGCTCGGCGTTCGCCTTCGCGTTTTTCGTGCAGTTCCTGTCGGTGCCGTCGGTGGCATTGATGTCCTGGTGGCTGGTGCCCCAGGACCCGTTCGGCATCGCCGGCTGGCGCTGGGTGGTGTTGGCCAGTGCGGTGTTCGCGCTGTTCATCTGGTGGCTGCGCTCGCGGCTGCCGGAATCGCCGCGCTGGCTGGCGCAACACGGCCGCTTCAGCGAGGCCGAAAAGATCATGGACGACCTTGAAGCCCGCTGCATCAAGGACCACGGCCAGGCGCTGGACGAACCGGAAACCCACAACGTGGCCGTCGAGGGCAAAGGCCGCTTCGCGGATATCTGGCAACCGCCTTATCGCCGTCGCGCGCTGATGCTGATTGTGTTTCACGTGTTCCAGGCGATCGGCTTTTTCGGTTTCGGTAACTGGCTGCCTGCGCTGCTTTCCGGTCAGGGCGTGAGCGTGACCCACAGTCTGGCGTATGCGTTTGTGATCACCCTCGCCTATCCCCTCGGGCCGTTGTTGTTCGTGAAGTTTGCCAACCGTTTCGAGAACAAGTGGCAGATTGTCGGCTCGGCCTTGGGCTCGATGATTTTCGGTACGCTGTTCGCGCAGCAGTCGACGGCTGCCGGGCTGATCTTTTGCGGGGTGATGATTACGTTCTGTAATGCGTGGTTGAGTTTCAGTTATCACTCGTACCAGAGCGAGTTGTTCCCGACCAACATCCGCGCCCGGGCGGTGGGGTTCTGTTATTCGTTCAGTCGTCTGTCGACGGTGTTCAGCAGTTTGTTGATCGGGTTTTTTCTGGATAACTTCGGTACGCCGGGGGTGCTGACGTTTATTGTGATGAGTATGTTGATTGTGATCATCACGATTGGGGGGTTTGGGCCGAAGACGCGGAATTTGGCGCTCGAAGATATTGCTCATTAG
- the norR gene encoding nitric oxide reductase transcriptional regulator NorR: MTHPLLLALIPLVADLSRDLPDDERYRRLLRSLRQLFPCDAVALLKLEDEVLVPLSVEGLSPDALGRRFRLGEHPRLDIILQNREPTRFSTDCDLPDPYDGLVEGVHGDLEVHDCLGCPLYVQNTLWGVITLDSLDPARFGRVDLGDLQAFASLAAATVMASERISQLARSFEDQRQLAETYKRAAGGRGPRELIGQSPVHKRLQQEIQLVGNSPLTVLITGETGVGKELVAEAIHLQSPRAQKPLISLNCAALPELLVESELFGHVKGAFSGAVSGRSGKFELAHGGSLFLDEVGELPLPVQSKLLRVLQSGQLQRVGSDQEHRVDVRIIAATNRDLAEEVRAGRFRADLYHRLSVYPLVVPPLRERGGDVLLLAGYFLEENRARMGLRSLRMSAQAQAVLLAYPWPGNVRELEHLISRAVLKALSVHGERPRILTIEAGVLGLEASGLPGPALACVTGAVPVIQPGEALKGAVDGFQKRLIGEALERHHGRWAEVARELSVDRANLSRLARRLGIR, translated from the coding sequence ATGACCCATCCTTTGCTGCTGGCGCTGATTCCGCTGGTCGCCGACCTGTCGCGGGACCTGCCGGACGATGAGCGCTACCGCCGTCTGCTGCGGTCGCTGCGCCAGCTGTTCCCGTGTGACGCCGTGGCATTGCTCAAGCTGGAGGATGAAGTACTGGTGCCCTTGTCGGTCGAGGGCCTGAGCCCGGACGCGCTGGGGCGACGATTCCGCCTGGGGGAGCACCCGCGGCTGGACATCATTCTGCAAAACCGCGAACCGACCCGCTTCTCCACCGACTGCGACCTCCCGGACCCTTACGACGGGCTGGTCGAAGGTGTGCACGGCGATCTGGAAGTGCACGATTGCCTCGGCTGCCCGCTCTACGTGCAGAACACGCTGTGGGGAGTGATTACCCTGGATTCCCTTGATCCGGCGCGCTTTGGTCGGGTTGATCTGGGCGATCTTCAGGCGTTTGCCAGCCTCGCGGCGGCGACCGTTATGGCCAGCGAGCGGATCAGCCAATTGGCCCGGAGCTTTGAGGATCAACGCCAACTGGCCGAGACTTACAAACGCGCCGCTGGCGGACGCGGGCCTCGGGAGCTGATCGGGCAAAGCCCGGTGCACAAGCGTTTGCAGCAGGAAATCCAGCTAGTGGGCAACAGCCCGCTGACGGTCTTGATCACCGGCGAAACCGGCGTGGGCAAGGAACTGGTTGCCGAGGCCATTCACCTGCAGTCGCCCCGGGCGCAGAAACCGCTGATCAGCCTCAACTGCGCCGCGCTGCCCGAACTGCTGGTGGAAAGCGAGCTGTTCGGTCACGTCAAAGGCGCGTTCTCCGGGGCGGTCAGTGGGCGCAGCGGCAAGTTCGAGCTGGCCCACGGCGGTTCGTTGTTTCTCGATGAGGTGGGCGAGCTGCCGCTGCCGGTGCAGTCGAAGTTGCTGCGGGTGTTGCAGAGCGGGCAGTTGCAGCGCGTCGGCTCCGATCAGGAGCATCGCGTGGACGTGCGCATCATCGCCGCGACCAACCGTGATCTGGCTGAAGAAGTGCGCGCCGGTCGCTTCCGTGCGGATCTCTATCACCGTCTGAGCGTTTACCCGTTGGTGGTACCGCCGTTGCGCGAACGGGGTGGCGATGTGTTGCTGCTGGCGGGGTATTTCCTTGAGGAAAACCGGGCGCGGATGGGGCTGCGCAGTTTGCGCATGAGTGCGCAGGCGCAGGCGGTGCTGTTGGCGTACCCATGGCCGGGGAACGTGCGGGAGCTGGAGCACTTGATCAGCCGCGCGGTGCTCAAGGCGTTGTCGGTGCATGGCGAGCGGCCGCGGATCCTGACGATCGAGGCGGGGGTGTTGGGCCTTGAGGCGTCAGGGCTGCCTGGACCTGCTTTGGCGTGCGTAACCGGCGCGGTGCCGGTTATTCAGCCGGGGGAGGCATTGAAAGGGGCGGTGGACGGGTTTCAGAAGCGGTTGATTGGTGAAGCGCTGGAGCGGCATCACGGGAGATGGGCGGAGGTGGCGCGGGAGCTGAGTGTTGATCGGGCGAATTTGAGTCGGTTGGCCAGGCGATTGGGGATTCGGTAG